The genomic interval TTTTTTAAATAAGCTTCGCGCAACAGCATTTGGTCTATAATCTAATTTTTTTATTGCATCTAACACCTTTTTACGCGTATCTTCATTTACATACCCACTACTATTTAACACCCTTGAAACAGTTGCAACAGATACTTCTGCTTCTTGTGCTACATCTTTTATTGTTCTCAACTGTTCCACCTCAAGCATAATGTGTAACCGGTTACAGATAGGCCTTTAAAAAAGATTTACAATATGTAACCCGTTACACACATTGTAATCGCTGTCTTTTATTTTGTCAAATCATTTTTTCTATAAATAAAACAGCGCCTAAAAGGCGCTGTTTTATTTATACATGAGGCTCAATTAAGCCGTATTTTCCATCTTTTCGCTTATACACAACATTTGTATTATTTGTTTTAGAATCCGTATAGACAAAGAAGTTGTGTCCTAACATGTCCATCTGCAGGATCGCTTCCTCGCTGTCCATTGGCTTTAAATCAAAGCGCTTTGTACGGACAACCTCTTGGTCTTCCTCTTCAATTGGTCCATCCTCATCTGTTTGGATGTTGCTGAACACAAACTTTGGTGCACCTTGCTCACGAAACTTGCGATTGACTTTTGTTTTATGCTTGCGAATTTGGCGTTCTAATTTATTTACGACAAGATCGATCGCTGCATACATGTCCTGATTGGATTCTTCCGCACGCAACACCAGATCTGTCATCGGAATCGTTACTTCTATTTTAGACTCTTGATCATTATAAAATTTTAGGTTCACATTGACATTTGCGTCAACGGAATTTTCAAAATATCGTTCAAGCTTACCAATTTTCTTCTCTGTATACTCTCGTAATGCTGGAGTTATTTCAATGTTTTCCCCTCTGACGTTATATCTCATGATTGAATTCCTCCTTTTTGTATAGAGCAAGACTTCCTTCAGTAAGAGTTTTCATAAGCCTCTACTGATGGGTTAGCTAAACTTATCTGACATTGCAGGCCATTATCCTCCACATTTATTACTTTGAATGACTCCAACTTCTAAGGTGTGGTGTTAATGTCCATGAATGTGGGATAAGCTATGTCTACTATTTCTATATACCCCTCCTTGTTTCCTGCATAAACGTAAATTCAGCGTGAAAAAATTGTGAATTTTATTTCTTTTATGTAAATTTCCCTTACGGTGTAATAGTATATGGCAGAGATTTCAAGAATATGAAAAAAAACTCGCTTGAGTGGCGAGTTTTAATGTGCGATATATGGCTGCAGCTTCGATTGGATTTTTTCCTTCCAAGCCAAATAAACAGGGGCTAATTGATTTCTTACAAACGCTTGATGTCTGTCAGGAGTTAAGTAAATGGTTGATTCATCATCTAACGTTAAAATCACTTGATCAAATGTTTTCACATCCTGAACAAGGTCACTTTCTTCTTCAGTAAGTAGGGATAGCAACATGTCGTTCGATGAATCAACATGATAAAAAGCTACTAAAATATCCTTAAAAACCTGATCGGCATCCGTAAGATCCAAATTTGTAAAGCTATCAATCACATAATCGAAGCCTTCCTCAATCGTATTTAAGAGATTATAGTAAAAATGGAGAAATTCAAATTGATCATTCGTTAATGACCCCATCATGCTTCACCTATTTTCTTTTATCGTAAAACATACCATCTGTTGCCGAAACATGTTGGTACGGATTCACATACTGCTGATTGGATGACTTCGTTTTTTTCAATTGGATCATATCCTGCTGAATATGCTGCTTGATCTCAACGAATTTAGTTGTAATCACTTCATTCCAATCGGCAATTTGCTGAAACAGTTGCTTTTCTTCTGCAGCAAAAGGTGGATGAACCTGTGTTAGGAGCTGTTCCCGCATCTCTAACAGTGAGGTGATTTGTTGAATGCATTCATCACGATTATCCTTTGTGACTTGTTGAGACACTAGTTGAAAAAGCTGTTCTGTCACTTCGTATACCTTTGAGATGGCGCTCACTATGCTTGTCCACCTTGACGATGCTGTTGCTGGCGGTTGATTTGAATAACCTGCTTCCATGTATCACGGAATTCAATGACAAGTCCTTCTACTTCTTTTAGGATAGAGCCGTCGTTTTTGACGTTTGCTTCTGTTAAGCGGTGGTTGATGTATTCATACATAACAGCCATATTTTTTGAGATTTCTAGATCCATATTGAGTGTGACCATGAGTTCTAGAATGATTTTTTGAGCTTTTTGGATGTTTGTGTTTTTGTCTTCGATTTTTTTATTATCAATTGCAAGAGATGCTTGTTTGATGAATTTCAGGCAGCCGTTGTAAAGCATTAATGTGACTTCACCCGGTGAGGCGGTTGTGACTGCGTTTTGCTGGTAGGCTGCGTATGGGTTGTTGATTGCCATGGTTTTCGCTCCTTTTTATTACGATGAGAATTGTGACATGAGATAGCTCATTTGTGAGTTTGATTGCTGTATTGCTTTTTCCATTGCTGTAAATTGTCGCCAGTAGCGGTCTTCGACTTGGGTAAGGCGATCTTCGAAGCGGTCGATTTGGTTTTCGATAGAGTTTAAGTTTCTTCCTAGTGTATATTGATTATTTACTTTTAAAGAATTCCCAGCTTTTTCTTCTATATTACTAATCGTATCTTTGATCGTCTCACGGAGTCTTTTCGCGATCCCAGTTGTCTCTTCTGTACCTCCATCTGCATTAAATAATTGGTAGATGGCTGAAGGATTTTCTTGAATTTTTTCACGTAATTTTGTTTCGTCGATTATTAATTTTCCTTTATCTAAATAATTAGAAGAGGTTTTTATTCCGATTTCAGCTAATTGTTGAAATCCTACAGGATTTGTTGAATTTTTTACAGGGGCATAAAAATCCATTCTCATACTGTTTAATCCGCTTGAAAGAATCGAATCATTTTTCAATAAACCACTTTTTGCTTTTTCTTCCCAAAGCTCAATGGTTTTGTCTTCCATATCACTTTTTTGCTCATCTGTTAGTGGTTGATAGTCACGATAGCGTTCTTCTGATAGTTTTCCATTAATTTTATCGATGACTTCATTGTATTTATTTACAAATTTAACGACTGAATCTAGGATGCTATCGACATCTGTTGAGGAAGAGATTGACACTGATGAACTTGTGACACCCTTTGCAGTATATTCAATTCCATTTAAGGTAAAAGTATTTGAGCTTTTTTGCATTTCATAACCATTTACTTTGATGGTTGCGTCTACACCATTTTGATCTGCAACTAACGTTTTCCCTGTAGCGCCACCCCAGGTGAATCCTAAACTGCTCATAAATGTTTGTGTGGCTGTTTCAGAAGCAGCATCTCGATCATCTAAGGCAATTTCAACTCCTGCTCCTGTTTTATTATTGGTAAAAACAATTGTATCTTTATATTCAGTGTCAGAGATTTTGATTTTTTCCTTCATCGCTGTGACACCGAGGGTAGAAGAATTTATTTTACTTATAACATTGTCAATTGAATCTGAAGCTGATAATTTAATAGATGAATAACGATATTCTGTTGCACCAGGGTCTTTCA from Metabacillus sediminilitoris carries:
- the hpf gene encoding ribosome hibernation-promoting factor, HPF/YfiA family; amino-acid sequence: MRYNVRGENIEITPALREYTEKKIGKLERYFENSVDANVNVNLKFYNDQESKIEVTIPMTDLVLRAEESNQDMYAAIDLVVNKLERQIRKHKTKVNRKFREQGAPKFVFSNIQTDEDGPIEEEDQEVVRTKRFDLKPMDSEEAILQMDMLGHNFFVYTDSKTNNTNVVYKRKDGKYGLIEPHV
- a CDS encoding flagellar protein FliT → MSAISKVYEVTEQLFQLVSQQVTKDNRDECIQQITSLLEMREQLLTQVHPPFAAEEKQLFQQIADWNEVITTKFVEIKQHIQQDMIQLKKTKSSNQQYVNPYQHVSATDGMFYDKRK
- the fliS gene encoding flagellar export chaperone FliS, yielding MAINNPYAAYQQNAVTTASPGEVTLMLYNGCLKFIKQASLAIDNKKIEDKNTNIQKAQKIILELMVTLNMDLEISKNMAVMYEYINHRLTEANVKNDGSILKEVEGLVIEFRDTWKQVIQINRQQQHRQGGQA
- a CDS encoding flagellar hook-associated protein 2, encoding MAGIRIGGLASGMDIDTIVSDLMKAERIPLDKLTQKKQTVEWQRDDYRDMNKLLKELDDMLFINDNSIGREATFLKKSVSSSDDSKVSAKAINAQTNISSTIDVLSLANSSTWKTSGNINYTAQDIELKFKVKDPGATEYRYSSIKLSASDSIDNVISKINSSTLGVTAMKEKIKISDTEYKDTIVFTNNKTGAGVEIALDDRDAASETATQTFMSSLGFTWGGATGKTLVADQNGVDATIKVNGYEMQKSSNTFTLNGIEYTAKGVTSSSVSISSSTDVDSILDSVVKFVNKYNEVIDKINGKLSEERYRDYQPLTDEQKSDMEDKTIELWEEKAKSGLLKNDSILSSGLNSMRMDFYAPVKNSTNPVGFQQLAEIGIKTSSNYLDKGKLIIDETKLREKIQENPSAIYQLFNADGGTEETTGIAKRLRETIKDTISNIEEKAGNSLKVNNQYTLGRNLNSIENQIDRFEDRLTQVEDRYWRQFTAMEKAIQQSNSQMSYLMSQFSS